A window of Candidatus Margulisiibacteriota bacterium genomic DNA:
CCCTGTCCAAATATTATCAACTCACCTGTATTCAAGTCCGTCGCCGTTATATAGGCCGGTTTCTTAAGGTCTTTAAAGGTTTTTCCTTCGAGCCCGGCATACTTTGCTATCAACCTGATAACCTGCTTAGATTCAAAAAGGCCTGCTTTAGAAAAGACATCAAATGAGAGCAATTCCGGCCACACATGGTCCTTAATGAACCCCAGCGATATCTCTTTTACTTTCTTTGGGTCATCATAATATCCCAGCAATACCGCAAACACGGCGCCAATAGATGACCCCACAAACACATCCGGGACATACCCGCGCGCGTACATCTCTTCGGCGATGCTGATATGCGCTACGCCTTTGACGAAGCCTCCGGATAATACTAACGCAAGTTTATCGCGCATCTAATACGCTCCCTGCCCTTGCCCGATATGGATAGCCAGTATGATCAGCTCGTCTCTGGTTTGTCAAATGCCGAGATCTCAAGCCGCTCACAATCCATATAAAAATACACAAGCGTTTTCCCCGCATCCAGCACAAGCGGCCAGTTGGCGCTTTTGCTGATCCCGTTGTAAGGGGTGGGCCCGTATGTGGCGCTTGCGGTTTGCTCCGGGCAGCCCTGTATCCCGGCCTTAATATTAAGCTCCCGCCTCATCGGCCCTCCTTCGATAGAGCTGGTAACAAGGACAGATATCTCCTTCCCTTCATGCTTCAAATAAAGTTTCTTTTCATAATTGTTCGCAACGGGCTTGTCAGAGAACAGAACCTTCTTGTCCATGCCCAGCAATGTTTCTGAAACAAGGAAGCTTTTTTCCCAAGCCTGACCTGTCTTATCTGATACCGAAAGAGAGTAAAATCGTCTAGATATTCAAACCTGTTTTTTGATGACATCGTCTTTCTCCAAAATAAAAAACCCGGGCTAAAAAGCTCGGGGAATAATTCAAACCTGTATTCGCTTTTTAGCACATTTATATAGCGGAGCAATAGGTCTTCAAATTACCGCTGTTAAAATATTATGGGCTTAATTAGGTTAGTTGTCAAATTGCAGCTGGGGCAGATACCCCTCTTCGTTCCAGCAATGTCCTATTGAATATTTTACGAACCTCAATAACTTAGCTTGTTATTTAATTTTCGTGGAAGATATTTGTCTCAATACTTTTTTATATCTTCTATTTTTGAATCTAATTAGATAATTTGGATGATAGATTCTAAAAGAGCAATCTGGTAAATCAGCATGAGAAAGCATCGCAAATTCCTTCAAATTAAATCGGCCCTTTTTCTTATAGACTACTCCTTTAAATATGTCCTTTATCTTGTTATCAAAACTTGGACCAGTCAGAAATAGCACTAGGTCTGGACGCACAATCTTGATCTCACCCTGAAGGATTTTGTCAAATTCTTCAATGGTGGATTTATAATACTGTTTTTGAACAATTTTTGACTGATTAATTTTATTTATATTGGTCCAAAGACAGGATACTGTTTTTCCTCCATTTTTCAACTTTTCATTAACTGACTGTATTACTTCCCAAAAGTGTGTTCTCCTAACTTTCTCTAAATCAAAATATTCTGAATATTCTGACATCAAACTCTTTATCCAGGCTTGATAGTTGCCGGGTGTTAGCCTGTAATGCCCCCAGTTATTGATTTGTTGCCCGACAAACAAAAGTTTTAACTCCGCTTTTTGATATGCTTTCTTGGGACACATGAGGAGTGGCATTGACAGTTTTTTGTTATTTTTGCATATTTTCGCTGTCGAGAGATCCTTAATTAATATGGCCAAAGATTTGGAATATAACCCTTTAAGTTTCTTTTTCATTTTTTAAATTATGGGGAATAGCCTTTTTAATAATGAAGTGGCTTATGAAGTTTTGGCTTCTCGGCTTTATAATCAACCACGAGTTTCAATTCCTCATTAATCTCTTCCAGGTCAATCATGACTTTAGATCGTCTGGCACTTCCATCCGCATTTCTGAAATCGGCTTGAAACGAACCACAGTCGCGCAAGGTGTTTTCTGTGATTTCAATAAATGAAAGTTGCTGAAGATCAAAAGATACTTTTCTCAGCCTTGACCAGGCACCTCTTTCTATTCTTTTCCTTTCGTAGTCCGATTTTCCACCCTTCAATTCTTCATGCCAGTTCTGGAAAGTCCGAGCTTCATCATTATATTCCACTTTCCCAACTGCCAGAATTAGCCCAACAGAACCATAGTCGTTTACTGCTCTATTTGTAGCTTCACAATCATTAACGATAAGCTGATGACTGCTGGTATTCATAGCGTGCGCTTTAAAATCCCAGGCTCTATTATAAAGCCCATCAAAAGAAACATTGCCGTACTTTGGTCCAGGCATTTCGACAAGTCCTGCCAAATGCTTTTCACAGAGATATTGAAAATAGAAACCAATCCACTCCATTTGTTTCCAATGGCTATAGTCAGCTGCTTTCATTTCCAATATGGCTGCTTTTGCTTCCCATTCTTTCGGCAAAGCTGTTAATTTTAAAACGATCTCTTTTGAATCCGATAAAAATGTCATTGTTCTTGACTTCTTAAATCAAATAATTGCTGTTGTTTTTCTGGACTTGATTTACTTCTTTCTGCTTTTTCCAATACATTTAGGATCGAGAAATAACCTCTTTTAAATTCCTTACAAAGCAACTCTATGGACTGTTTCTTAAGGTTTGAACTCTTATAGAGATCCTCATACCTTTTGAATAGGCGTTCCATCTCCATCTCGCTCCAGGCTTTCCCCTTGTTAACAATAGAATCTTGTTTAGGAATTCTTAAATCAGCCAATAAAGATCCGGGGATTACTTGTTTGAGGGTTTTTATTTGATAGTCAAAACTCTTTTTGCTTTTTTCAAAGCCAACTGCAAACCTGTTAAGCCCTATCGCCACTTTGGCTGTTGAAAATCCCCCCAAAAATAAATCGCAAATAATATCTCCCTCAACACTGCTATATTGAATCATTTTGATTAGTAATTTTTTGGGCAATTCGTTCTTATTCTTGATCATTCCTGGTTTGTATTCCCTATTAATAATCCAGACATCCTCCCTGTCCTGATAATTTAGGCTACCTTGCTTTTCATCCTTCTCCGTAGAACCGAATCTTGAATATGTGTTAAAAGTCCGAACGCCGCCAGGTTTGCAATAAAAAAGGATGTGATAATGCGAAGAAACAAATTTTTTAGTCGTATGAACACCAAAATTAAATTTCCAAATAATATGATTTATCTCTTTTAGTTTGGTCTTTTTTAAGGCGCTCAGTATATCATTCAAGTTTGTATAACCAGACACAATATACATACTTCCTCCTGGTCTGAGGATTCTTTCTGCTTGCCCAATCCATTGCTCACTAAATCGCCCATAATCAGCTTTTGGCACTTCAATATAACCATCCAACACATATTCTTCTTTCCTGTTGTAATGCTTATGTAAAGTATGACCTTCTATCCCATATGGCGGATCGGTCACTATTAGATCAATTGAATTACTTTTTATGTGCTTAATACATCCTTCAATGCAATCTTCGTTATAGAATCTATTTGCTCTCATTTTAGGTTCTGTATCTCGCAACAAGTTTTTTACCTCCATTATTTCCATAACATAATTTTTTAATTGGACATTGCCCACATTTTGGGCTTGCATGATTAAAACAATATTTAGTTCCTATATGCATTAGTCCATCATCCAAATCTCCTATCCCGTATTCCGTTCCTAATAAAAGCAGGTTCGGCAATTGCTGTAATTCAATTTTTGAAGGTTTTCTTTTTCGCACTTTAAGGTGATCCAAACAAATAGAACAATATCTTTCCATCCAGTCTCTCAATCCCGAGGTAATAGTGACTTTCTTACCCCTAAGATTGGTTATTCTTAGATAATGTTCACCGCCCTTTCCTTCTCCTTTCTGAATAAACTCCCAGTCTTCATAATCGGACAAAGCTGCAAAGGAGAGCAAAAAACCGGTCCTAAACAAAACCCGACCAGCATTACTATCAAAAGGCAATTCGTAAGAGAGTGCTCCAAAAGATTCATCTTTTCTTTTTGCTAGGCCGTAAGAGTGAATATACCATTTAGCAAAAAGGTGTGCTGCTTTATCTCCTATGGCTTTGCCTAATCCATATCTTTTATTGTCTTTTATTTCCTGACTCATTACCTCTGCCGAAGGCCAACTTTCAATATAATCCACTAATGGCTCAAAAGATTCTTTTCCTGATTTCGATTGTTCTTTTTCCAAAAGCAATGGCACACACAAGGGCACTCCCCATCGATATACTGCATAACCCAAAACTTGTTTTGAGCCATCAATAAATAAATTATATTTCGCTGCGTTTGAATTATTAGCATTTGCCCATAAATGAGATCTAACTCTTTTCACTCTCTCATGATTTATTATTAATTGATCTATCGATATCCCAATTTCCCTGAAGAATTCTAGAGGTTTATGAAATATCCTTACCTCTCGTTTATACAAGGCATTAACAACCTGTTTTACAAATCGCCTCACACCAGCCATGTCCGGCCCTTGATCCAAAACTGCGCTCATCAATAGGTATCTGGTAACGATTTCTCTTCTTGTCCACAATCCATCATTCCTATCAAGCTTGTTATTTTTTAGGCTACCATCACCTGAAAGATAGTGTTCAAAAGGAAAAAGACCCTTAACTATTGGCTTGCTTGAGCACCTTTTCCCTATCTCTGAGATTTTTTTAAGAAGCTTAATATTCTTACTAATATTATTTTTTTTATTCATTTAATATAATGTTTGTTCTATTCCGTCTTTCAATCATGAACCTATTTTATCACTCTATAGATAGTTATTCAAAAAGAAACATATAATTTCTCAACCTCTTCAACCACCCTTTTCAACCTCCCATCCAACCTCTTCAGCACCTCATCTTTGATAGATTCCGGCACTCCCCCATAGAACGCCTCGGCGATGGAGCCGGGGATGAAGCGAGTACTGCCTGCCCCGAGCGTAGCCCTGAGCGAATCCTGAGCGACGAACGAAGTGAGGAGTCGAAGGAGAGTCGAAGGGCGGAGTCGAGGGGAAGTGCGGATTATTTCCCCTTTAACTTATAATATGTAGCCTTGCCTTTGCCCTTCTTCTCAATGATCCCCATATCGATAAGCCGGTTAAAGTCCTTGTTCCGCGTTGCTTTTGCCCTCTTAACAAGACCCGAATAGGTCCTGTCCGTTATGTATCCGCCTTTTTTGATGCGTCCCACAAGCAGTTTTTCTTGGGGCCGCAGCTCAGTATCTGGCGAAACAGCTACCGCCTCCATCTCCTTGCCCACCCGCAGCAATTCGTCTATAATCCCGTCAGTAAAGTATTCGAGCCAGAGCGTGAAATCTGTTCTGCCTTTGATATCGTAATAATTGCCCTTCTCGCCGACCTTCTCAAAGTATCTTCCGACATTCCTGTTATAGTAGTTCTCAAAGCTGAAAAGGCTGAAAGTATCGAGCCCCATTGAAGCCAGGAGCGCTTTTGTCGCCAGCCTGGCTGTCCTGCCGTTCCCGTCCATGAAAGGATGTATCATTACGAACTGCTTATGGAAAAGTCCCGCCAGTACCAGGGGATCGGTCTTTCCGTGCTCTTTTCTGATGAAATCGACCAACTCTTCGAGCAGCAAAGCCGCGTCCTTGGGATCAGGCGGCCAGAATACTGTCCTGCCTGTCCGGGGATCGTTCACGAACACATGCCCTGAGCGCAGCCTGCCGCAATTGTGCTTGTCTATGAGACCCTTTGTGATCTCTTTCTGGATCTCCAGCACTGCCTTAACGCTCATGACGATCTTGCCGGTTTTCAGCTTCCGGTCAAGACCCTCGAGCGCCCTGTTGTAGTTTATGACCTCCCTCTCGGTGTCCCTTATGTTTTCCGGGGCATGCTTGAGTATCCTTTTTACCTCGGTTAGCGGCAGAGGGTTGCCTTCTATGCTCGTCGATGAGTGGGCCGATAGCTCCCTCGCCTCTTTTTCCATCGCCATTTTAACTACATTAGGAACGGTCCTGCTGTTTAAAAGCGTGATCAATCCGGTTATTTTCTTTATATTTTCAAGAAGTCTCGGGCTTATCCTGTATCTGGGCTTGAACATGTATTTACCCCTCCTCTAAGGCATAGACAAATAGTAGACGAATAGTAGACGATTGTCAATTGCCCCCCCCTCTCGATCAAACCCCGCCTCGGCAGCGGAGCCGGGCGATGCAGATGGCAGTGTCGCTGGCGGGATCTTATTTTATCCCTTTGATCTGTTTTACGGTCTTTACCATTTTGCCGAACCGTTTGTCCTTTTGCCTCTTTTCCAGTCCCGACATGGCATAGTGTGCCGATTCTTTCTTTAGCTTGATATAGTTTGAATACTGCTCTTGACTTAATTGCCCTTCCTTAAGAGCAGACAAGACCGCGCAGCCTGCTTCATGTTGATGGGTGCAATCGGTAAATTTGCAGGCGGGCGCCAGCTCCGCTATCTCGCTAAAGACATCAGAAACCGCCTGCAAAGAATCTCCGACGCCAACCTCCCTCATGCCCGGATTATCTATCACCATACTGCCGTCCTTTAAGGCGAACAATTCGCGGTGAGTAGTGGTGTGCTTACCCTTTTTTGTGGATGCGCTGATCTCTATCGTCTTAAGGACCTCTTTTCCCAGCAATTTGTTGATGAGAGAGGATTTGCCCACTCCCGAAGAGCCTACAAAACAATGCAGCTCCCCTTTTTTGAGAGCTTTAAGCAGGCCGTCTATTCCGTCTTTAGCTTCAGCGCTGGCCGCTACAACATCTATGTTTTGAAATCTATCTTTGATAAGGGAGATCTTTTCTTCCAGCTCTACTTTTGATATCAGGTCCGTCTTGTTCAGAACGATCAAAGGTTTGATGCCTCCCGCTTTAACGATAGTAAAATACCTCTCGAACCGGTTCAGATTAAAATCACGGTCAAGAGCCTGAACAATAAAGGCAGTGTCAACATTTGCCGCTATCGGCTGGAATTGGTCTTTTCCCGCGGCTTTTCTCTTTAAGAGGCTTTTTCTGGGCAAGATACCCTGGATTACCGCGTTATCATCTCCAAGCTCTATAATATCCACCAGATCCCCCACCACCGGAAAGTCAAGCTGCGACAGAGCCGCGTAAATGATCTTGCCCGTTACCTCGGCCCATAATTCCTTCTCATTAAACAAGACCCTGTATCTGCCGCGGTATTGGGCAATAACTCTGGCTGTTTTTGTTTTGGCCGTATTTTGCTGCATTGTTCTTAAGATTATATCAGAAGGGCCGGAGAGCGCGCAGCCTTAAAAAAAACATTGACAAACAATACTCACATGCTAATATGAGGCCATGAAAAAATCATTATCGGTTTTGTCCGCTGTTTTTGTGATGACCGTGATGCTGTATGGAGCCTCGCTTGCGTGCTGGGGCTACCGGCCCATGGGTATGGGCGGTACATTTGTTGCCGTGGCCGATGATGCGAACTGCGCTTATTGGAACAGGGCGGGAGTAGCCCAGCTGGATAATTGGGAAAAAGGAGAGAACCAGATCGTTTTGACCACCAGGTTCCTTGACAATGAAGGGTTTTTTAAAAGGGAGCCCAGGGTAGGCAATTCATATTATGACACCGTCAATTTTGCCCATAAGGTAGACGATAACTTTGGGTGGACCTTTGCCGGGGAATGGAGCGGCGGAGGGGCCGTAGCGCTTTCACCCAGCATAGGGTTCAGGCTTCCCTGGAACGACAAGATGTCCCTGGGGATAGGCTACTTTTACTACAAGAACGAAGATTACGGGACCCCGTTCGGGACCAGAGTGCCGCTTGATACGGTACAGAACCAGGTCCATCTGGACTATCTGTGGAGGATACGCCCGGAATGGTCATTTGGCATCCATTGCGAAAATTTTTGGCTCCTGACGGGGAATACAACTTCGCCCGACATCCCGGGATGGAGGCAGGACTTTAGCAACTCTTTTGGCGACGGCGTAAATGTGCGGCCCTCTATAGCCTGGATGCCCGACGGCGGCTTAAAAGGCCTGGTGGTAAACGCGGGCGTCTATGACGCGTTCAGAAGCTATGGAGATCCTCTTTATTCGGCCGGATTTGAATATACTCCGCAGGGCAAAGAAGAGAGTTTTTGGACCAAAAGCTCGTTCCGCGCCGGAGTATATAATTACAGGCCTAACCCGGACGGCGCCGTAACAGTGGGCTACAGCTATAAAGTGGGAGAGACCCTTGATATAGGTTATTACAGTTTCCTTTGGCTTTCTGCAGATAAATTCGCGGCAAATTCCGATCATAATATAGGCGTGGCCTACAAGTTCTGATCAATATTTGAATTCACGCCCCGGCCTCATTTTCCGGCGGTGCTTTACCACCAGTGCTCGCACTGCAACCCGGCGTTAAGCCCGTGGCTCTTATCATTAAAAGCAGGCCCGCCTATGCCCTGATTTACAAAGCCGTTGCCCCAGGCAGCATAAGTCGCGAACAGCCTAAAGCGCGGATGGGCAGCAAATTCCGGGCTTGGCGCAAGCCTAAGAGAAGCCGTCATCTTGAACAAACTGGTGTCATAGTTGTTTGACGGATCATACACATAGTCTATGCCCGGCTCAAGTTCCAGCGCCAGGTTTTTTGACAGCCCTATCACCGGCCTTATGCCAAAACTGGCCCAGTTCTTGTCGGCAGAGGTATCGTTGTCTCGCCTCCAGACCTGCAGCACTTCAACCACCTGGTAAGAGAGGACATCATTTATCTTTTTGTTCATCATGTTGGTAAAGCGCACCGTCCAGATTCCGTTCTCGGCTCCCGTTGGAGGAATTGCGGCAGCGGCCGACAGCGAGGTGTTTATGCCTCTGCCGTACTGAAGGGACATCTGGTTGCCGTTCTTTTCGTCCCCGGCATTCAGCATGACGCCAAGGTCAATTCCGGTAAGAGTTGGATAAACACTGGTCCCCGAGGTCCCGCCGGCCATGTTTCCCCCGTTTATCCACACCGCTGCCTTATTCCTGCCCTTTCCGATATCTTTGAGCATCAGATGAAGGTTGCTCTTAAGATACCTTCCGTTGTCCGTTTGCAGCGTCAGATCATTGGCCGAGTAACCAATGTAGGCGATATTGAATTTGCCGATGCCCGCCTCAACATCCTCAAAGCCGCCGCCGTAGCCGCTCATGTCCGACCACCAAAAATCATTTATCTCCAGCTGCGGAAGGCGGTAAAATCTTTGTCCCGCCCACACCTTGGCATTGGGCATGCCTTCTATAAAATTGTCCATCGTGCCAAAGGCCTCTCTCAGGCAGACCTTGTCAAACACTATCGTGCCGATGGAACTGGGAGAAGGCGGCCCGCTTATGTAGTTGTCCTCGGTCTGGTTCTGCTGGGTCTTGTAGGCAAGGCGCACCTGGAGTTTTGTCCTGACATCCTTTGGCCCCGTGTGCGCCCCGGTGTTCGTAAAGACCGTTTCAAGATAGGTCTCCTGTTCGTTGCCCAGCCTGTACTTGGAAAGAGCTCCCGGGGCCTGAAAAGCCTGCATTTTGCCACCGTAGAGGTTGGAGCCGCTGCCGCTCCTCATATAGCCTTCAAAACCAAAGGCGCCGTTCGAGATGCTCTTTAAGATAGCAGTGTCTGCTCCGGCATACTGCGCCAGAAAAAATAATGCCGCGGCCAGAAAAATGCCGGCTCTCCGTTTTATTCTCATCAGAACTCCCCCTCCTTTTTGCCCCCGTTTTCCATTAAGCACTATATATTGGACCTAATGATAGACAAGATTATAGACAGAAGTGATATTTGTCAAGGAGTTTTAGGACTTGTAGCAACCGATCCTAAGATAAACCCGGTCACCTCCCTTACAAACTCTTTCGGCCTCTCAATATGCAGAGCATGCCCTGCCCCGTCCAAAACTGAAAACCTGCTCCCCAGAATGAGTCTTGCAAGTGCTTCCGCTTCCTGCGGGGTTATAAGAGCATCCTGAGCTCCTGCAAGCACCAGAGTATTTGATTTTATGGAAGCAGCAGCATTTTTTCCGGCAAAAGAAGCTATCGCACCTATCTGCCCGGCAAAACCTTTGGCCGTCTGCAAATAAGGATATTCCGAGGCCGCTTTAACAAAAGATTCTATAAAAGATGTGCCGCTTACCGTTTTAGGCGAGAACAGCCACGGGACCCAGCCGCGGACTATGGCTTCGCTGCTGCTCCCTTTTTCAAGCTCATTGAGGAATCCCTTATACAGCTCGTTGTTCCTTTTTGAAGAAACAAATGAAGTGTCCTCGAGGATCAGTCTGTCAACCCTTTCCGGATACTGCGCTGCCAAAACCTGCCCGATGTATCCTCCCATGGAATGTCCCAGCACATGGCATTTCTCTATCTTCAGCGTGTCGAGAAGTTTTATGCAGTCGACGGCCATGTCCTCTATCGTGTAAGGTTCTTCCGGCTTGCTGCTCCTTCCGCTGCCGCGGTTGTCAAATATCACTGTTGTAAAATTTGAGGAAAGGTCTTTTATTACGCCTCCCCAGCTTGAGGAGTCGGAGGCAAGACCGGCAATAAGCAAGAGAGGTTCGCCTTTTCCGCAAACCTCATAATACATTTTCATGTTCCCGAGCTTGATATCCGCCATAACATCCTTCCCATAGCTTTTTGTTGACAATTCTATCACAGGGCCTTAAGAAGTGAGGGAATCGTATTGAAGAATTGGAAAATAACATGTAAGATTGTCTCTTGGCAGTTCAATACATAAAAGGAGGGCGTCATGAAAGGCTTTCTGGACTTTATTAGGGAGCAGGGGGTTGTGGGGCTGGCGGTCGGGTTCATTCTGGGCGGGGCGGTTTCCAAGCTGGTAACGGCGATAATCACGGACATTATCAATCCAATACTTGGGCTTGCGCTTGGAATGACAGCCGGGCTCAAAGAGGCATCCCTTGACATTGGTTCTGCCAGGATCCTCTACGGCGACCTTATCAGCGTGTTCATAGACTTCACGGTGATAGCCTTTGTGGTCTACTTTGGGGTAAAACTCCTCAAATTTGACAAACTCGACAAAAAGAAAGACGCCTGAATTTAAGCGCCGGGATAAAATTTCTTGCAATAATCCCCTCCTTTGTTATAATAATGGCAAAGTGAAAGTTTTTGTTTCACTCTAAACCAAGGAGGGGCTTTGCATGAACAAAAAGTTATTGATCGGGGTCATCCTGCTTGCGGCCGTTATCGCTGCCGGATATTTTGCGTTCTTTGCCCAGAGGTACATGAAAAGCGGCATCTACGGCAGCGGCACTATAGAGGTGACCGAAGTCGTTGTAAGCAGCAAGGTGACCGGGCGCATAATACAGTTGAATATCGACGAGGGCTCGGATGTTGCCTCAAATGAGGTCCTGGCAGAGGTGGAAAAGCAGGATTATCAGGCCTCCCTTGACAGCGCCAAGGCCAAATACGCTCTTGCAAAAAGCGAGTACCAGCGCAACAAAAGCGCCTATGCCGACAATTCGATAAGCGCCGACCAGCTTGACACAGCAAGGCACAATTTTGAGGCCGCTTCCGCCGCGCTTACCCTGGCCCAGAACCAGCTCTCCTATACCACCATAACCGCCCCCGTCAAAGGCTCCATCCTGTCCAAGGCTGTAGAAACCGGTGAACTTGTGGTACCGGGCTCTCCTATTGCCACAATGGCCAATCTTGACGAGGTTAAACTGTATCTATATGTAGGCGAAAAGGTCGTGGGCAAACTTAAGCTGGGAATGCCGGTTGAAGTGACCGTTGATTCCCTGCCAAGAAAGAAATTCACGGGAAAAGTCTCCTACATCTCCAACAAGGAAGAATTTACTCCCAAGCCCATCCAGACCCAGGAAGAGCGCACGACATATGTATATAAGATAAAAGTCTTGATCCCCAATGGCGACCATGACCTTAAGCCCGGCATGCCTGCCGACGGCAAGTTCATATGCAACTAGCGATCGAGACAAAAAAGCTTACCAAAAAGTTCGGGGACAACATCGCGGTCAACGAACTCGACCTTGAGATACGCAAAGGCGAGATCTTTGGCCTGGTGGGCCCCGACGGGGCCGGCAAAAGCACCACGATGAGGCTTATCTCCACCGCCATGACCCCAACCTCCGGAAAAGCCGTGGTCCTGGGGTTTGACACCTCGGAAAAGGAAGAAGAAATAAGGGAAAGGGTCGGCTACATGCCCCAGAGGTTCGCCCTTTACGGGGAACTTACCGTTGACGAGAACATCAACTTTTTTGCCGAGATCTACGGAGTGCCAAAGGCAGAGCTGGAAACGAAGAAAAAAGAACTGCTGGAATTTACCGGTATGTCCAAGTTCGCCGCGCGCAGGGGGCGCAACCTTTCCGGCGGGATGCAGAAAAAACTCGCCCTTGCCTGCAACCTGATCCACAAGCCGGAAATTATCATGCTGGACGAGCCCACGCTTGGAGTAGACCCTATCTCCAGAAGAGAATTCTGGAGAATACTCTACGGCCTTACGGATGTGACAATAGTTGTAACTACCCCCTACATGGACGAGGCCGAAAGATGCAGCCGTATCGCGCTTATCAGGGGCGGAAAGCTGCTTAAATGCGACACCCCCGACGAGATAAAGAAGCACTACGGCACCAAGAGCCTGGAAGAAGCCTTTATCAAGGCCGTTGAGGAGACCGCATGACGGATACCGCGATAGAGATAAACAATTTGGTCAAGAAGTTCGGCGCTTTTACCGCGGTAGACAATATCAGCTTTAATGTAAATAAAGGCGAGGTCTTTGGATTTTTAGGCCCCAACGGCGCGGGAAAGACCACTACAATAAGGATGCTCTGCGGCATCCTGGACCCGACCTCCGGAGTTGGAAAGGTCGGCGGCTTTCTTATGGGCAAAGAGTCCGCAAAGATAAAGCAGAACATCGGCTACATGTGCCAAAAGTTCTCGCTCTACGACGACCTCACGATAGAAGAGAACATAGATTTTTACGCCGGGATGTACCAGACCGACAAAAAGACCAGAAAACAGCAGATGGAAAAGATCATCAAACAGGCCGAACTTACCGAAAGCAAGGACACTCTGGCGGGACACCTCTCGCTCTCGGTCAAGCAGCACCTGGCGCTGGGCTGCTCCATCATCCACGAGCCGAAGATAGTTTTTCTTGACGAGCCCACCGGAGGGGTTGATCCCATTTCCAGAAAAAAGTTCTGGATCGTTATAAACGAATTAGCGGCAAAAGGCATAACCATACTTGTGACCACGCACTATATGGACGAGGCCGAGCGCTGCGACAGAATAGCCCTTATCAGCGCCGGTCAGATGATAGCCTGCGACTCCCCTGCCAATCTCAAGTCCCGGCTGATGAGC
This region includes:
- a CDS encoding ABC transporter ATP-binding protein, giving the protein MQLAIETKKLTKKFGDNIAVNELDLEIRKGEIFGLVGPDGAGKSTTMRLISTAMTPTSGKAVVLGFDTSEKEEEIRERVGYMPQRFALYGELTVDENINFFAEIYGVPKAELETKKKELLEFTGMSKFAARRGRNLSGGMQKKLALACNLIHKPEIIMLDEPTLGVDPISRREFWRILYGLTDVTIVVTTPYMDEAERCSRIALIRGGKLLKCDTPDEIKKHYGTKSLEEAFIKAVEETA
- a CDS encoding ABC transporter ATP-binding protein, with translation MTDTAIEINNLVKKFGAFTAVDNISFNVNKGEVFGFLGPNGAGKTTTIRMLCGILDPTSGVGKVGGFLMGKESAKIKQNIGYMCQKFSLYDDLTIEENIDFYAGMYQTDKKTRKQQMEKIIKQAELTESKDTLAGHLSLSVKQHLALGCSIIHEPKIVFLDEPTGGVDPISRKKFWIVINELAAKGITILVTTHYMDEAERCDRIALISAGQMIACDSPANLKSRLMSSTLYEIDVSPVMKGLEALRAQPFSRDVSLYGVFLHVLVDDEKYGNDIKATLAKEGLEVKRMEKIQPSLEDVFVFLVEKQRQELEKTKK